The Elaeis guineensis isolate ETL-2024a chromosome 5, EG11, whole genome shotgun sequence DNA segment CAATAGCGAGATGAATCGCCTAGTGATGCTCCTATACCACTGCAGATATGAATCATAATAATCCATTATGGAAAGCATGGGTGGATCAGCCACAATCAAATCCTCCCGCTGCTCCCATGCGTCAATATACTCTTGATGCTCTTGGACCCAATCGTAGCAATGCCGCCCTCGTTGATCCAAATGGTGGAGAGCATCACAAGTGTCGCATGGTGGAGGGACATCTTGATGCATGTTAAACTATCACATCACACGCTCCAGATAATAGATCTCCACAATGTCGAAGCAAATGAGAGGTGCGCATATCTTTCATACATGCTGATCTGATCGACATATCTCGAATAATGTAGTCAATATCTCTCGTGTGTAAGGCACCCACAGTATCTGATCATCGCATTGATGATCTAGCTGATCCCTATAATATATGACTGTATGCGGTATCAGATTGCTAGCACCAATCAGTCGAGTCCTCCACCTATCTAAAATAAAGCTATTATGTTATTATGTGAAAACATACGgtcatttatcatataaaattagtgCTATTGGTCACATATCTGGATCCTAGTGATCAGCCTGATCATACTGGATGCCACCAAATGGATCCTCAAAACTAGCATCATCCACATCTAATGGGACATGTCCTGCTACATCACCTCCCGCTGTCGGCTGGTGGGCTCCTACTCTGGGAAGCACCCGATCTGGCCGTCCGACATGTAAATGCTCCTGACCCAAAGCTGAAGCAACACCAATGGTCTTGCTATCTCACGTGCATCTGGTCTACTGGCCTTATAGAGCTCGCAATACAAGAAGACTAATATAGCGCTGCCCCAACTCCACTGCCCACATGCGTTGAGATCACGTAGCAGGGTTTAAATACAATAACTGCACGTGGGAAGCGGACTTATCGATGAACAGATAGCCACCAATAAGATAAAGAATAAATATGCATGAATGCCTCCATACGGTCTCATCATCTGCATCATCCGGTAAGTAGTGGAACATATCACGAAGCTAGTGAAATCTCAATGAAGATCTCGACAATATCGCCTCTAGCAATCTAATCCCAAGCAACTCCTCGCAGAGATCCGATCAAATGATCTGCATAGTATCGGTGATAGCAAGCCCATGCACTCATAATCTAAAGAAAACAGCAACGTCCTGCAACATGATTGTCGCCTCTCTGATGCGGAGGTGGAAAGTATAAGTCTCCTAACGCCATCACTCTACCATGGCTGTAATGAGGGCCCAATCAAGCTGTATGTTACAAATCCGGTTGGTTATTATACTTAATCACACAATACTCCCTAGACTTCAACTATCGTCTATTTAACTTCCATCTAATTTTATCTGTGAATATCCTACCGGCCTCTTTTCTTCGTGCTGCAATTGCACATCTGACACTGAACCACTTGGACAAACATTCGAAGGAAAAATGAGCAAAAGCGGAATGAGCAATGAGCGAGCCCCCTTCAACACCTTATTGAAGCTTTCAGATATtggtattcattatttcatacctACATCCACCTGTGTCATGCACCAGTGCCCATTTACTTAAATCATCAAGTGGATATGTTTTCAGATATTGGAAGTAATTGAGTCATGTTCTCTCAGTATGTTGCATGCTTCGATCAAACTTTTAAGGTTGATTTTGTTTTGCAGTTTAATAGAAATAAGCTAGAAATGCAGCGTCATGGAATCGACCATTTAGGTTAGCTTCAATATGTCTAAGACATAATCTATGATATCCATATGGTGCTGCCATCCAACAAATTTATCTGAAACAgcagctaatatttttttatgccgATCTGAAATTATGCCAATCCCCATATAATCACATGTCACATAATAGCGCAAACATCATAAACACTATGACCAACTACTACGGCTCTTACCTTCATAAATGGCAAATACTAGAAGATAGATAGTCCCATTTTACATCTCTTCCTACAGCTATCATGAGAGTACCCTTATATCGATCGTATAGATGCATTGCATTGATACTAATCAGTGGGCAACAGAACTAGAAGCTCTGAATGCATGGACCAAATGCCCAAAAACTCAGTGGAACACCTCTGTGTTTGCTTCTGTTGTAGAAAATTTTGTAAAATCTACCATGGTTCCCTCGTTGGCACGATAAACTGCAGCTAGCCAAGGACCCAATGCATTATAGAACTCTGTCCAATCTCCAAACAGCTTGCCCATAATAACTTATTTAGCTATCCACATCTTTCTGTAAGATGTCTTGCACTGTCATGCATCATGTATATAAGCCTGATAGGCTAATGTGAATATGGATATCTCTGCTCTAACTGATCCTCTAATGATGTCGGCAATCATGCATGCATCAAGTTGTGGATGATCTCACATCACATCTGTATTCAAACATGTGTGTGGCCCTTTATATACCGTAATCTCCCATCGCTGCATCTTGGTCCGAAGAAATGCACGGAGATGCCAACTACAAGTATCAGACTATTTACACATGACGCTCCATTTAACTCTAATTGACTCGATGATTTTGAAAGGATGATGGGTGCGAATGGCATATTGTTTCACGATACGTTGGACTTGTTCTTTCGAcccaaatatcatttttttttaactctTCATTCCCACCAAAGAATGAATATTCTGGCAATGCTCCATGGGATGCAGCCTTATCATCGTCGGATGCATCAACTAGTCTGAATTCAGGAATAAGGGGTGCCTCATATAGTGGGATATCCTCTTCTATACTAGATTCTCCACTATCACTGCCATCAAACTCTgcatcatcatcttcatcttcatcatcaataagattaggatcataactaacagcagctttattttcaaataaaattgtcTCAACCATTGCAGTTCCCAATCCTCCTAGTCCGACATGTGTTGTATGTCACTGATTAAGTAATACAGGATCATAAGATTCATATTTCATGTGCTCCATGGTAGCTGCCACATAACTAAGATCGACATCCATATCATCAAATATGATGTCATATGAATATTGATATACGGACTTTATACCTACCATGTACTAAGGACTACTTACCAGTCACGGATGCTGCTGGTCCACCAATGTACATATAGGGGTGCCTCCGTACTGATATCCAGCTTCATCAACCATTAGAACTGTATCAGGTAGAGAACCACCCATCCCTGACTGTGCAAGTGGGGCAGATAAGCCTAAGACACACTAATATGCTATTCGCCACCGTCCGAAACTCCTACCACTGTTGGCTCAATAAAAATTTCAACCGCTCAAAAATCCTCCttgatgggatgcccaagatgatGTTCGTGTTCTAATTATTTTCAATAGATACAGCTAAATACTGTCCAATGATATGCatcaaaaatttacataataggAAAACTCCACAATGATTGGGGTTCCATCCGTGACCATATAGCAGACTCGCACAAGTTCTAGGTATGTTACGTTACAGTCCATCGTAATCATCCAGATCTTTCCACCATCGTAATATCACTATTAGTATTATGATTGATCCTCCCATCCCAATAGAAGATAACAGTGAGAAGACTTGGATCCATTTTGTTAAAATTATTGTGAGAAGTAACTGCATGAACATATAAATAGATGTTCACTAGAAGGAAGTACTTAATATTTcatgacttacataataaatacatcctattGCTGTCTACTAGGTAAAGTTAAGTtctattttattcaaaaattatattaattctatagataattatgaTAATCAACCGATGCACAATAGGGGCTGAAAGAaatttgacagtattttttcttagttctccctacACGACTGAAaatatgtgaggagaactaaaaaaaatattatccgaAATTTTTTTCAGCCCCTATTGTGCATCGATTAATTAccataattatctataaaattaattataattcttaaaCTGTCCATATTAGACAATCAATTaaccaatatacataattcttccattcatataaaaaatataactgtacagatattttagaatatgtaattaattaaaaaatgggTCTATGGTTCCATGTaatgtaaaatttaaaaaaaaataggctTAACTGGTTTGTAATCCAATACTTATGATGGTTGGGCCACGAATCTTATGGGATTTTGGGCCCGCCAAACAAACAATTTCaagtagaaaattattttcataatttatttataaataaatattatatttacgtCAAATTGCCTTCCTCATGTACAAATTACCTtccattataaaaatataaataaaattataaaaataaatttataattcaaataaaaaataaattaaaaaaattaaaaaaaaaaaaaaatgactctTGAGTCTTTGGATGGGGATGGGACGGCACACCGAGGAATGCTGGTGGCAGTACATCGGGGAGGTACACTTGGGAGGAAGAGGGGGCGGGccgagagaagaggaagagccgaGGATCAAGCGAGGAGGGGCTGAGGTTCTCCGCCGAGAGAAGGGAGGGCcgtcggagaagaggagggggatGGCTGCAAGGGACTGAGAAGGAAGGGTCGGGGTTCTCGCGCTGAGAGAAGAGAGGACCGTCGGAGAGGAGGGGGACGGCCGCAGGAGACTGACAGGGAGGGGCCGAGGTTCTCACGTTGAGAGGAGGGAGGGCTgccggagaggaggaggaggacggcTGCAGGAGACTGAGAGGGAGGGGCTGAGGTTCTCGCACCGAGAGGAGGGAGGGCcgtcggagaggaggagggagggggGTTCGTCTGCATCGGGGATCGAGAAGGAGCGGCGGGGCTGTTTGCATCGGGGATCAGAGGGAGAGATCGTGCGAAGAGGAGGGGGACCGAGAGAGAGAGATCGTGCGGAGAGAAGGGACCGACTATTTTTTTCCTAAGTCATGGAGAGAGTGTATTTTTTTCGCCTAAGTCTCTTAAGAGTCGCCCTTGATGAAGGCAACTAATAGAGTTGCCCTTTAGAAAGGCGACTAATATAGTCGTCCTTTCATAAGGCGACTATAAAAGTTGCCCTTCCAAAGGGCGATTTTTCTTTGGCTGACTCACCTTTCCACATGGCATGGAAGGTGGTCCAGTTGGCACCTAAAGTCGTCGTATCATAGAGTGACTTTCTTTTGGATAgtattttagtaaatattttctaataaatattattttaataaattattttaaaattaataataaataaataaaaatttctctAAATAATGATGCCTAAAAACTATATCTCTAATTTGTATGCGTAGGTTTGTAGTTCggcctatatatatgtatataactaATTCCCTGCCCAGATAAAGTTGATGACTTTGCAAGCAGCAGTCATAGGTCGAAGGCCGTCCGAAGAACCATGATTTGCGCATGGAGGAAGGGTGGTGGATTCATATCAGCCTACCATTTAACATCTGGAAAAGCTTTGATCATGaaagataagattttttataGAGAGAGGACATATAATGCTCTCAAACTAATCCTTTTGGATGGAGTCATCAAAACCTACCCAATTGACTTGTTAATCTTATCATTTCTCCTTTATTCAATCTCGCTTGCTTGTCACTCAGAGTTGCAAGCCTTACGACCTGATGAGTTGCGTATAACATGCCCTTTCCTCACACTGTATAACTACGAGCACATGCTATGATGTAATAACAAAGTATCATAGTTATTATTGTATTGGTGCCCACATGTACACTAGGATTCAGAGTATATCAACATTATATATTGAAGTCAATATTCCATTCTTTCTCAAAAAGAAGACCAAATAAAGTTAAGATCCCAATACAGTTAATCATTAGTTGCTCAAACTTTTTTCAGACGAAAAAAGTTTATGATGATCCTTGAGCATCTGGACAGCATTAgtcattcaaatcaattttgtcgCTCTGTCATACATACCTTCAAAACCATCCATCATGTCATGGGCCAAACGTGCAACTTAAAGGGTTGCGTAAAGTCTGCATGTTGTGACATAGCCAGCTAGGCCGAAAGTACAAGGAACAAGCGAAGGAGACACCGTAAGCAACCGCCCTCTCTGACTGCATTATTATAATTTGTTCGTTCTTTTCTTTTGTCCGATTTGTTCCTTTCCGTTGGGTAAGCAATGAAGAAGCTTTGAGAGCCCAAATATATGAAGGCGAAGGGGTTAGTTGGGTTGAAGATGACCAGAAACCATGATATTTTCATCGTATCTTATGAcatgaatgaaaagaaaattgatgtgaaATTAATTCCTTCTAATTTGGTTCTTATCTTTCTTGGGGTACTCTTCTTAAAATACAATCCAGTTCTGAGCATACTAGAGCAGTAATTTTATATAATGTCATTCTTTAATAGGATCAGattatgatcatcatcatcattattcttTTTATGAGTGGTTGGCAAGGAGAACGTGCATTACAGACAATTGAAAGAAATACCAACTACATAAGCATCTACAAGAATCGTAAGAGTAGGAAAGAACATAGGATCAATGGATGAGCTAGCAACGCTTGAAAGTAGAACTTCTGGCTGGTTAATTTCCCTTACAGGGAACGTTGCTGGCTCTGAACTCGGCTGGCGTCGAGGCCATTGCACTGTATTTCGAATGAGAGGATATGGGGTGGATATAGAGCTAGACACAAGTTGAACCAAGCACTTTATGTTAACTTTTTTGGGAAAAGAGTTACTGATTTAAAATCAGCAGTGaatatctaaattaaaaatttaatccaaaatttatacattttgatggcatctaatctaattatcaaGTAGGTACCAAAACGAATggttttaataaataataatagatATTTTGCTATGATTTGTGAcccaaatttaataaattttaatttactcATACTTAAAATGTGTATATATGATCCATAAAATGGATCTTCAATTTATATGCTCTACAATTTATTTTACCAAGCTAATACAACGTACCATTCATCATTGTACCGATTTGATATATAAGTTAAAGATATCAAAATATATGAATTTAAGTTCGGacatttttataatatgaatcaTGTTCAAAGATTTAACATTTCTACAACAACTCAGGACCACATCTAAAAAGATCAGTCAGAAGATATTATTTGGGTTCCTTGATCTTGTATAAATAGCCAAGATTTTCTCCATGAATAATGATGTGAGACTACATACACGTCCACACAAATTTTTCATACTCCTCCCACTTAAGTCCTGGTATCCTCGTCAAGCTAAGGTCAAATCCATACATCCATTCACAAACACCATGATCGGCCCATGATCAGCCTAATGAGTCTGTCTATAGtatcatctaatctatatgaattATAAACTAGATCCACTGATATCATTTGTAATAGGTAAAagtattatttggattctttagtcctatataaatattcaaaatctTTTTATCGAATAATCAATGTAAGACTAAATACACATTCCTACGGATTCATATAATTTCAATTAGGATGACCTATAAATTAAAGATCAGATAGACCATTCTATTTTATTAAATGCCGTCTCACAAAAAAATTAGCAATCCATAGGCATAAGCAACATAACTAACACGAACCATTAGTGTCATCATTCGCAGGATGTTATTAGGCCTCTAGTGAACAATGTCATAGAAAGAAATGAATTTTGTCACCCAACTTccacaatttttatttatttatttcatgaACCTGTTTTTCTTCCTTCAAGAATATGCTTACCTAAGAGGCATAACAAAAACATTTTGAGGCCTTTGTCAGAGAGAGCTGAGATTAGCCACCTTTTGCAGTATGTGGGAGCTACAAGCCCAGGATACTCTACATATACGTTGGCCGATGCTTGAATTAGTATGCACTAGGGAGCAAAATGCTTAATATTAACGTAACATGGAGCCACCTGTACCATCGTACACTGGTCAGTGCCATTCTTGCAGATGTTGCGACTCGGTTATGTTGGCATTGTTTCATGTTGGGCTTTCCATGTCTGCTCGCCAATGTCATGCTGTTGTTGCATAAGTTGTTGCCAAAGGCacgtttaaaaaaattttcaaaagtagGAGAAGCGCAGTGCTCTTTCCTATTTTTGGCTACGTTCCACAAAAAAGATCCTCGTAATATCAATCATCAGCAGCCTCATCACCATCACCACCTTAGTGGAGCATAAGAGCTGGAGTTCTCACTAAAAGGGACCCAAAGAGGGGAGTTTTATAGTATGAAACTTCTCTTAAGTTTAATCAAATCATGAACGCTTCAAAGTTCTAGCACCGACAGTGGAGCACAAGAACCGTACTTCCAAAACAGCATTAAAAATCTCCGAAACTAAGCAAATCGTGAGCACTTGCCGGTATTTTTCAACTCTTCAGAAACTTTGTCAAATGTCATGATTGAGGGTTGTTTCACATTGCAAAATATAATATCAAATTTAAACATTGGCATGGATCTATACTTGGAGATAttatttcaaaaaagaaaaaaacagggGCTAGTGATGTATAATTTGCCGTTCCACAATCATGTCATATCATATCAAAAGCTTGGATAAAAGCTAAAAATGGGGCAAACTACGCAGTAATCAACCAAGTTTGGTGGAAAGGAATTCATTTCAATAATGGCCCCCACCTTTTATTAAACTTGGGAACTCTCCATTTGAGATCATCCATGTTCTTTAACCATTTTCAACTGCTACAACTTAGGTTAATCAAATACGTTAAACACTGCTTATGGCAAGGACGGGAGAAAAaaacccatccttggtttttcATGTGGCAGTTCGGCATAGAGAGAGTTGCTTGTGGCACAAGAATTAAggatcttcattcttttctcttcACATGCACTAATCATTTTGTGGAACGCAGAGGACAGAGGAACACACATGCCCAACTGAAGTGTTCCATCATTGTGTCAACCTCAACCATTGACTTGGAGTGAATTAGTGGGGCTTCGCACTCATTATGACCAGGATCTTATGATGGGTTAGACTTGGGAACCCTTACCGTGATGCAACTAACCGCACCACATGGCGAGATCTCTCAATTGTTAGGGCCCGTCTGGCAAGTCAGAAATGAGCCATGAGCCTAAAGTGCTAGAGGACCCAAGTTTGTCTGCAAGCCTGGGATTATCACCCAAACATGGTAGCCATTGAATTATGACGGAAGGCAACATGTGGACTCTCTCTCTGGTATTACCACTCAGATTGGGCAAGAACTCAAGCTTTTAAGATTAATCATATCGATGGACAAGTCTTATTCCAGACATAGAAGAGTTGAGCAATGTTCTTCCATCATGTTTAGAAGGTTTAATTCTTCTCGCATGCATTCCAACTTCCAGATAGGAAACACTTGTGAAGGCAAATCAGTAACACGTAAAATGTTTAATCCAAGCCCCTAATGAAGGGTGAGATAAAAAGAATGCTTCTTTACAACCCCAAATATCTTAGAATTTATCTCCTTTGCTTCTCTTTTATCATCAGTGAATGTGAATAAATCGGCAAACCCACCGCACAGTTTAACTAGTTTCATCCATTCATCATGAACAAAACTCCCTCCCCATCAATGAAAGTACTTGATGTTGGTGGATGAATGTCCAAACCTGTTAGAGACTGCACTTAGTGAGTTCCAATCTTCGGCTTGTCTCATTACGTATGCACAACACTAACAGACTTGCAATTCCCTTTCTCCATGGTTACTGGAGTACCAACACCAACAAGCTTACGAACTTGGTATAAAATTTGAACTCTGTGCCATACTACAACCCAGTGATCATCAGAAGGCTGCAGGCCAATGAAAAGACGTTATACAGCACAGATCCTCCACAATATTCAACCCAACGAGAATAACGCATCCCCGCCGTGCTTTTTGGCAACCATCCCTGCTGTGCTTGACAATAAGCATACCGTGAAACAAAAACTCAAGGCAAGAGAACTGAACTCATAACAAAAGGAAATGACCAGCCCAGGAAAGGGTCCGAGGAAAACATGCTTATCAAGGCGGATCCTCTCCACTCTTGGGGTTGTGCTGGAGAGACCCAATTGTACATCAATGTGAATTGCAGAAATACTGGAAATTGAGAGTAGGCCCTACTCAATCCCCAGCCTTTCAGCAGAATACAGATAGCGGGTGATTTACGACCGGGCGCCTCCATATTCTGAATGGAATCAGCTTAACAGGCCTCTGACAAGATGCCATACCGGTTTTAAAGTACAATAACAACTTGAGTGCCTGCTAATTCATCAAAACTTGACTcgctgatcctttttttttttttttccggtaaACTGCATTTGATGCAATTGAAGGAATACGCAATATCACCATGAAACACAGTATTTGTAAGTAATGCATGAATAACGGGCCTCCACATTTGTTGTCTGAAAGATAGACATGGGAGTACAGCATGTGGCTTTAAGCACATGGTGAAAAATGTGCGTTGCGTTGTGATAGCATGAACACTTGTGGCTCATATACTTTTAACACAAACGACTTCAAAATTGATCCTCCCCCCTGATGAAAATGCATTTAAGATACCAACCTAACCTTTACAAGTACTCAACTGTTCACACAAGTAAAAACTAGGTACAGATTAGGCAATGCCTGCGAGTAGAAAATTAGACATCCATATATCAATGAAGTAGATGTCGCTAAAAACACACCAGTTTTATGATACAGATCATTCAtaaagatgtttacccaaatcCCAAGATCAATGAGGTTCTTGGGTCAATCCTAGAGATCTTGACAACTTCCATCTGCTTTTGCTCTAACCATTTCACATAGTGGATAAGGAAGCAGTCATGTCAGCAAGCATCCACACAGATTTTGAAAGTCAGTCAGCTGATATATTGCATGCAGATCATCTAAGAAGATAATTGCTCACCAAAGGTAGAGGCTCTGCTGCAAAGATATTGGTCATGCAGCTGCTGTGCTGACTATTAACATCCATGCCATTTCAGTGTAAGATGTCTCGTTCATTTAAATAGAATGAATAAGAACATGGAAACAGATAGAACTTGGCATCAGCTGTTTCTTCCCATTATACTCCTCACCCGTTGAAATACACGGACATATTCAAAGAAAAGATTTAGGTCCATACCCATTAAGCTATTCACGTTAGAACTTCCCCGAGCACATGTTCCTGGGTTCCCTCCAATAATGATGTCAAACCCGCCGAATTGATTTACAAAATCCTCAAGTCTCTGAATAGTCAGCTTCTCAATGCCTCCTAATTGCCTCAGTTCTCCAGATTGATCAGTGCTGTGCCACCACCTCCTCATGATTTTTCGGTTAATATCAGATGCTTCAACCGAAACAACGCATTTAAGGTGAATACCAAGCCGGTGCAAGGCAATTTCTGTACCTCCAATTCCACTGTAAACAGACAAGACCCTCAAGCCATCTGGAAACATACCCTTCAAGACAGAAAGATGATAGCCTAGTGTGTCAGTTTGAAAGCCATATTTGAGAGCTTTAAGTCTTTCAGCTGGCTCCAGACCCCAAATCCGAGTATGGTGCATTGGATAGCCTAAAATGCCCTCTACTTGGTCTGGTCTGATGGGGCTCAACTTGTGTTCGCCAACCCATATTAAGTTCAATGTTTTGCACTGATGAAGAATGTTTGTCTGCTGTTCTTTGGATAGCATTCCTTCCGAATCCCTCAGcattttctcaagctgctcacaCATCTGATCAACACCAGTAGTGTCAGAATTGATGCAGCTTAACTGTTTCCTAGTATCCCATGATGGCCACCACCTTCTTGTATGTGGCAGTGCATCTTCAATTGTCATAGGTGGCTTGGGGAGGATGTGAAATCGGGGCCTGGTGGGAAGATTGTGAATGTATCCTTCCTTCCTGATAAAGGCTGAAAAAAATTGAGTATTTGCAAATTCTGGTTCAGTCAAATAAAGAAATTGTGATAATTTCCTCCATGTTTCCTGAGAGACATCCACAACATTTCCATAGAAGAAATAAGGTGGTCTTGGTAGGACAACATTCCCATAGTGATAAGGTGTCACCTCTTCTGGCATTTCCTCTTTAATCCAGTCTGCTTCTGCTGAGTCCCTTTGCCTATTGTATGAATTAGGCCTGGTCTGGCAGGTTGATTCCATCTTATCCAATCTTGTCTGCCTGTCGATACTGGTGGAAGCTGTTTTGTCATCTACCACCACATGTTTGGCCTTTTTTATTCTGACTTTTTCTTCATACTCGTAGAA contains these protein-coding regions:
- the LOC105044956 gene encoding probable inactive DNA (cytosine-5)-methyltransferase DRM3, with the protein product MVKVECSDSGDSSDVEILGQTVPLVGSSGSKPCSGLNLVKEETVPSSSSGHLKSYFIGMGFSPTLVDKVIEENGEDRADLLLEALLKHSALQKSSPDASSSLDGFSSFDDEEGSPLEFTTDDSEENQELNVPSNVDLDKKSYLLAMDFSEEEVDLAISQLGENAPLTELVDFIVTAQSEGFPGQQEMNASCSGDVGKNEENTTEALFGMMDKTLYLLQMGFTEDEVSSAIDNFGPEVSMLELADSIFASRIAHRVDKEEHVVNDGISIKKESDYLGSATEDCSKCCFSDTWEDIASSSHANFYEYEEKVRIKKAKHVVVDDKTASTSIDRQTRLDKMESTCQTRPNSYNRQRDSAEADWIKEEMPEEVTPYHYGNVVLPRPPYFFYGNVVDVSQETWRKLSQFLYLTEPEFANTQFFSAFIRKEGYIHNLPTRPRFHILPKPPMTIEDALPHTRRWWPSWDTRKQLSCINSDTTGVDQMCEQLEKMLRDSEGMLSKEQQTNILHQCKTLNLIWVGEHKLSPIRPDQVEGILGYPMHHTRIWGLEPAERLKALKYGFQTDTLGYHLSVLKGMFPDGLRVLSVYSGIGGTEIALHRLGIHLKCVVSVEASDINRKIMRRWWHSTDQSGELRQLGGIEKLTIQRLEDFVNQFGGFDIIIGGNPGTCARGSSNVNSLMGMDLNLFFEYVRVFQRVRSIMGRNS